In the Anaerostipes caccae L1-92 genome, GCTTTTACAGGTGGGTAGGGATGGGGGTCTGTGACCGCCGGATGGTAAGAATCACAAAATGTCATATAAAACATCCTTTGCTGTTTCAGTTGTTTTTATAATATGCACACCCGGACAGACGGTGAATCTTTATCGTACATTTTCAGGGAATATGCATATTCTATAAGTACTCAGATTTGAAGGGTGTAGGGACCGGTGAGACAGCAAAGAAAAGAACGGATAGCCATGAAAGTGTCTGTCAACAGTATTCTTGTAAACCTGATATTGTCGGCATTTAAGTTATTTGCCGGCATTGCGGCAAGATCCGGAGCCATGATCTCGGATGCGGCCCACTCTGCATCCGACGTGTTCAGCACGGTCATTGTCATGGCGGGGGTTGTTCTGGCTTCCAGGGAAGCAGATGAAAAACATCAGTACGGCCACGAACGGATGGAATGTGTGGCGGCGGTCCTACTGGGAGCAGTGCTGTGCATCACAGGGCTTTTCATAGGAGCGGCCGGACTTCAGAAGATTTTTGCGGGGGATCAGGGAAAACTTGTGATTCCCGGAGCTCTGGCCATGGCGGCCGCCCTGATCTCCATAGCCGTCAAAGAGGGAATGTACTGGTATACGAGGAATGCGGCCAGGAAAATTGATTCTGCTGCGCTGATGGCGGATGCGTGGCACCACCGCTCTGACGCACTGTCTTCCGTCGGCAGCTTTGTCGGTGTACTGGGAGCCAGGATGGGATTTCCCATTCTGGACCCCCTGGCGAGTGTAGTGATCTGCATTTTTATCGTAAAAGCGTCCTACGACATTTTCGCAGATGCCGTGCGCAAAATGATCGATGAGTCGTGTAGCAGGGAGACGGTGGAACAGATGAGAAGCGTGATCCTTGACCAGAAGGGAGTCAGGGGGATTGATGATATCCGGACGAGAAAATTCGGAGCCAGGGTATATGTGGATGTGGAAATCTGTATGGACGGGAATCTTCCGCTCAGAAAGGCCCACGACACGGCGGAAAAAGTCCACTTGAAAATTGAGGAGAAGTTTGCGCCGGTGAAACATTGTATGGTACACGTAAATCCCGTCAAGAATGAAGATGGGGGAATGAACGAGGAAATGACAAAATGAAACTAATTTTATCTTACTTGAAACATTATAAAAAAATGTTTGCGCTGAATGTTTTTTCGGTATTCGGCTTTGCTCTCGTGGAGCTGGGGATACCGACCATCGTAGCGTGGATGATCGACCGGGGCGTATCGGAAAAGGACACGGCTTTTATTTTTGAGATGGGAGGAGTGATCCTCCTGATCTCTCTGCTCGGAACTGCTGGGACGATCCTGCTGGGCTACTGCTGTGCCTATCTGTCCACTTCGATTACGCGGGACATCCGAAATGACATGTTTGAAAAAACGCAGGAATTTTCACACAGGGAATTCAAAGAATTCGGGACGGCATCCCTGATTACGAGGACGACCAACGACGCTTTTCAGATTCAGATGTTTTTGAATATTCTGTTCCGCACCGCGCTGATGACCCCGGTAATGACTGTTGGCAGCATCGTGCTTGTGCTGAAAGCTTCTCTGAGTCTTTCCATGGTGATCCTGGGGACGGTTCCCTTTATCGTCGTAGGTGTGATCATTGTGGCAAAACGCTCTGAACTTTTAAGTGAGCGCCAGCAGTCTTCGCTGGAATGGATCAACCGCATTTCCAAGGAAAATATCAGCGGTATCCGGGTCATCCGGGCGTTTACCAACGACCGGCATGAAAAGAAGCGCTTTGATGAAGCAAACAGTGCCTATATGGGATATTCCAAAAAGCTGTTTAAACTGATGTCTGTCACTCAGCCGGCCTTTTATTTTCTTATGAATTTAGCCGGCATGCTCATTTACTGGATTTCCAGCATTATGATAGAGCAGGGAGGGCTGAACATTGGACAGCTGGTAGCCTTCATGGATTATCTGTTCCATGTGATGTTCTCTATTATGCTGTTCTGTCTGGTTTTCATGATGTATCCGAAAGCGGCGGTCAGCGCCAGGAGGATTACAAAAATCTTCGACGCTGTGCCGGCAGTTGAAAATGCTTCGGGAGAAGGAGGCAGCCCTATCCGCATTGATGAGATCACGTTTGACCATGTGACCTTCGCATACCCGGACGGGGAGGAAGCAGTGCTCACCGACGTGTCCTTCACTGTGAAAAAGGGAGAGACGATTGCATTTATTGGCAGCACGGGTTCCGGAAAAAGCACTCTGATCAATCTCGTACCCAGGGCTTATGATGTGTCCGGCGGAAGGATTCTGGTCAATGGGAAGGACATCAGGGAGATCGATCTTAAGTCTCTGAGAAATTCTATCGGTTTTATACCGCAGAAGGCTATGCTTTTCTCCGGAAGCATCGCTGATAATCTCAAGTTTGGAAAAGAAGATGCCTCTTTGAAAGAAATGGAGGAGGCGGCAAAAACCGCCCAGGCATATGATTTTATCATGGAAAAAGGCGGGTTTGACGTGCAGATCACGGAAAATGCAACCAATGTATCCGGCGGACAGAGGCAGAGGCTTTCCATCGCGCGGGCACTTGTGAGAAAGCCGGAAGTCTATATTTTTGACGATTCTTTCTCTGCTCTTGATTTTAAGACCGATGCAAAGCTCAGAAAAGAACTGAAAAAGGTTTTGAAGGACGCGGTCATGATGGTCGTAGCCCAGAGAATCACCAGCATCATGGATGCAGATAAGATCATGGTGCTCAATGAGGGCCGGGTCGTGGGAGCCGGAACTCATAAAGAACTGCTGGAAAGCTGCAGGATTTATCAGGAGATCGCCGCATCCCAGCTGGATAAGGAGGAACTGGCCCATGATTAAGAAAATAAAACAGGCAGGTGCGGTGATCAGCAGACTCAGGCCGTTTATCGCTCCTTATAAATGGGGATTCATCGGAGCGGTTGTGATGACGGTTTTAAGCGTGGCCGCCATGACCTCGGCGCCAAGGATCGAGGGAATGATCACCACCCAGCTGGCCAAAGACGCAGCGCAGATTGCAGGAAAAGTACCCGGTGCGGGAGTACAGTTTGATGTGATCGTGAAAATTCTTGCTGTACTGGCGGTAATCTATATCATAAAGATGGCATCCCAGGTCATCAGTATGTTTCTGCTGACCAATTCCATCCAGAGCGCCATGCATGATATGAGAAATGCGGTGCAGGATAAGATCCGAAGGCTGCCGGTGAAATATTTCGATACCCACAGCTTTGGGGATACGTTAAGCCGGGTGACAAATGATATCGATTCGGTATCCAACGGTTTGCAGCAGAGCTTTACCCAGGTTATCAGCGGCGTCCTGACGCTCATCCTGGTCCTTGTGATGGTGTTTACCATCCAGCCGGTGATGGCATGGCTGGTCGTGCTGATCATTCCTGTCAGTATTCTGATCAGTGTGGCTGTGGTAAGGAAAAGCCAGAAGCACTTCAAGGCGCAGCAGGATTCTCTGGGAGAACTGAACGGGACGATCACGGAGCTATATACGGGATACAATGAGATCCTGCTGTTCGGAAGGCAGCAGTCTTCCCAGGAACGGTTTAAAGAGATCAACGGAAGACTCCAGAAGCATGCTCTGAAAGCACAGTTTGTCTCTTCCATGATGAGTCCGCTGATTTCTCTGTCTGTATATCTGTGTATCGGAGGCGTGGCGGTGTCCGGGACTGTCTTTGTCATACAGGGGATGCTGACCGTGGGCAATCTCCAGGCTTTCATCCGATATATCTGGCAGTGCAATGAACCCCTCTCACAGGTGGCCCAGCTTTCAGCACAGATACAGGCAGCATTTGCAGGGATGAAAAGAATTTTCGAGATCCTCGATGAACCTGAGGAGATTCCAGATCCAAAACCGGGAACACGCATCTTGGATGTAAGAGGAGAGGTTTCATTCGAGCATGTGGCCTTTGGATACGGAGACAAACCGGTCATAAAGGATTTGGATATTCATATAAAAAGCGGCCAGATGGTCGCCATCGTAGGTCCTACAGGGGCCGGGAAAACAACGATCATTAACCTGCTGCTGCGTTTTTATGACACAGACAGCGGAAGAATCCTGATTGACGGGGTGGATATCAAGTCCATGAAAAGAGAAGACTTAAGAAGCATGTTCGGCATGGTCCTTCAGGACACATGGCTGTTTTCCGGAACGATTTATGAAAACATCCGGTATGGAAGGCTGGATGCCAGAAAGGATGAGGTGATCGACGCGGCCAAGACGGTAAATGTTCATCACTTTATCCGGACGCTGCCGAAAGGTTATGATATGGAGATCGACGAGGAAGGAAGCAATATTTCCCAGGGTGAAAAACAGCTTCTTACGATTGCAAGGGCGGTGTTAAAGGACCCGAAAATTTTGATTCTGGATGAAGCCACATCTTCCGTGGATACAAGGCTTGAAAAGATACTTCAGGAAGCCATGCATAAGCTGCTGTCCGGAAGGACCAGCTTTGTCATTGCCCACAGGCTGTCGACGATAAAAAATGCAGATCTGATCCTCGTGCTGAAAGAAGGCCGGATCGTGGAGACCGGCACGCACACGGAACTGCTTGAAAAAAAGGGATACTACGAACAGCTTTACCACTCACAATTTTCCACATAAAAAAATCACCAGACTGTAGTTTCGCAGGTCTGGTGTTTTTTCTTTTTGTATTAAAGCAGACAGCTGATTACTTTTAAGTGTTTCAGGGCATGGAAAATTCCATCCTCTTTATAATGGCGGGTGACGTAATCTGCGGCTTTTTTCGCTGCCCGGGTTGCGTTTTCCATGGCAACTGCCGTACCGGCGGCCTCAAACATGTGAACGTCATTGTCTCCGTCTCCGAATGCATAGCTGTCATCCTGTGAAAAGCCGAGGGCACTGGTCGTATAGGCAACAGCATGTCCTTTGTTGAAGGATACACTGGAGACATCGGCGGAGCCGTCAAAGTGGTCGTTAATGATATATTTGCCGTCAAAATTCTGCTTGATTGTCTTTAGATGTGCCGCATCTTTGTAGATGATATCAAATGCATAGGCCCTGACATCCCGGATGTCCCAGCTATCTACATGAATTACATCGATGGATTCGTATGGTCTCGTATGTCCGTACAGATACAGCGGATTGCCGTGGTATACGACGCCGTCTCCGAGGAGACAGTAAGAGCACTGGGAAACCCTGCACAGCTTAATGATTTCTTTCAGTTCTGCGACGGTGAAGCTGTTGTCCAGCAGGACGTTTCCCTCGTGCTCTATGCGTCTGCCGTTTGCGGCGATAAATCCGTCGGACAGCCCGGAAAACATACGCCTGATATAGCCGGCGGGCCTTCCTGATGCGATCATGACCGTGTGTCCTTTTAACCTCAGTTCCCGAAGGGCTTTCTGATTCGAGGGAAGGATGTCTTCCTGATCCGCAAGGGTCCCGTCGATATCAAAGAAAAAAATTTTTTTGGACATAGTATGATACCTCCATTCTGATTGCAGCTATTATACCATATATACAGAGGAATGTGTCACTTACCCTCTGTTTTTTACCACTTGGCTGTTTTTCATTTACAGTCTCACGGGCTCTGCTATAATAAAGGCGTGGAGATGAAAAGATGAAGATACGAATTGAGATTGATGAAAATTTAATGGAAGAAGAGGTCATCATCCGGTGTGCCGGTTTAAATGACATCGTCCAGGAAGTGCAGAAAGCGGTCTCGGAGGCAGCATCCGGGACACAGACGGCCGTGTTTTCCAAGGGAGAGCAGGAGTACTATTTTCCCTTGTCCAAGGTTCTGTTTTTTGAGACAGACGGAAACACCATCAACGTGCACACGGCGGATGATATCTACGAGACCAGGTACCGGCTGTATGAACTGGAAGAGATGCTTCCGGGGTCCTTCATGAGGATCTCAAAGTCGGCCGTTGTCAACACCAACAGGATCTATTCCATCAGCAGGGGGATATCGGCTTCCGGCATCATACAGTTTGAACATACCCATAAACAGCTGTATGTGTCGAGACTTTATCTGAAACCGCTGAAACAAAAATTAGAAGAAAAGAGGATCGGGAGATGAAGAAAGAAAAGATTTTCTGGGGATTGTTTTTTATCTTTGGAGCGGTGTTTATTATTTTTGGAAGACTGGGATACTTGAGAGAAGTCAGTGTATTCAGCCTGATGCTAACGATATTTTTTGCGGCTATGCTGATCAAAAGCCTGATGCATCTGGAGTATACGGGAATCCTGTTTTCCATTGCATTTCTCTGCATCATTTATGCAGGGCCGCTGGGAATCACCGCTGTCACGCCATGGCCGGTATTAGGAGCTGCACTCCTGGGAAGCATCGGGTGTCATCTGCTGTTTCCTTCCAGGAAAAAGAGATGGAAGGAATGGCACAGAGATGAGCCGTTTGAGTCAGTCATTGACGAGGAGGACGGAACTGCTGTCTGCCACAGAACTACATTCGGTTCTACCGTCAAATATGTAAATTCTGATCATTTCAAATATGCACAGTTTGACGTAAGCTTCGGGGAGATCAAGGCTTACTTCGACAACGCAGAAGTAGAGGGTGGAGATGCTGAAATCAATGTGGACGTATCGTTTGCCGGGATGGAACTTTTCCTGCCGAAAGAGTGGACGGTGATCAATCAGGCCAGTGCTGTCTTCGGGGCTGTGGATGAGAAAAACAGGAACCACGGCGACGGTACGATACGGATCAGACTGACCGGAAGAATCAGCTTTGGGGGAGTGACGATTATCTATGTGTGACATTTTCTGCATGATTTCCGTTCGGCTCTTAGAATGCCTCACTCCAATCATGCAGAAAATGGAGGTAATGTATGCCGGAGGAAGCTGCTTAGAAACCAAAGATGCCATCTGCGATCGTTTTTTGCACACTGTACTGGATAAATAAAAACTTAACAGGTATTGTCAAGTGAATTTAACGCAGTATCTGTCAGAGAAAGCAGATGAAGAAAAAAACGATTGCAGAGTGGAAAATATCGTATGAAAACAGCTGGTTTATCCGGCTGTTTTTTTGCGTTTCTCTTCTTGATTTGTGTTATACTTATTAATATAGTTTATTTTGGAAATTATAGATGGGAAGTTTTTGAAGTTTAATATCGGGGGAAATGTGATGACAGGAAGAGACACTATTTTAATCGTTGATGATATGGAGATAAACCGTGTCATCCTCCGCGGAGTGTTTGAAGCAGATTATAATCTTCTTGAGGCTGAAAACGGACAGCAGGCTCTCGTCCTTCTGGAACAGTACCACGGACGGATCGCCGCGGTGCTGCTGGATCTGGTCATGCCTGTAAAAGACGGGTTTCAAGTATTGAAGGAGATCGGGCAAAGCGGCATGATCTCTGAATTTCCTGTGATCGTCATCACAGCAGAAGATTCAGTCCAGAATGAGATGCAGGTTTTTGACATGGGGGCTTCCGAGA is a window encoding:
- a CDS encoding ABC transporter ATP-binding protein codes for the protein MKLILSYLKHYKKMFALNVFSVFGFALVELGIPTIVAWMIDRGVSEKDTAFIFEMGGVILLISLLGTAGTILLGYCCAYLSTSITRDIRNDMFEKTQEFSHREFKEFGTASLITRTTNDAFQIQMFLNILFRTALMTPVMTVGSIVLVLKASLSLSMVILGTVPFIVVGVIIVAKRSELLSERQQSSLEWINRISKENISGIRVIRAFTNDRHEKKRFDEANSAYMGYSKKLFKLMSVTQPAFYFLMNLAGMLIYWISSIMIEQGGLNIGQLVAFMDYLFHVMFSIMLFCLVFMMYPKAAVSARRITKIFDAVPAVENASGEGGSPIRIDEITFDHVTFAYPDGEEAVLTDVSFTVKKGETIAFIGSTGSGKSTLINLVPRAYDVSGGRILVNGKDIREIDLKSLRNSIGFIPQKAMLFSGSIADNLKFGKEDASLKEMEEAAKTAQAYDFIMEKGGFDVQITENATNVSGGQRQRLSIARALVRKPEVYIFDDSFSALDFKTDAKLRKELKKVLKDAVMMVVAQRITSIMDADKIMVLNEGRVVGAGTHKELLESCRIYQEIAASQLDKEELAHD
- a CDS encoding ABC transporter ATP-binding protein; protein product: MIKKIKQAGAVISRLRPFIAPYKWGFIGAVVMTVLSVAAMTSAPRIEGMITTQLAKDAAQIAGKVPGAGVQFDVIVKILAVLAVIYIIKMASQVISMFLLTNSIQSAMHDMRNAVQDKIRRLPVKYFDTHSFGDTLSRVTNDIDSVSNGLQQSFTQVISGVLTLILVLVMVFTIQPVMAWLVVLIIPVSILISVAVVRKSQKHFKAQQDSLGELNGTITELYTGYNEILLFGRQQSSQERFKEINGRLQKHALKAQFVSSMMSPLISLSVYLCIGGVAVSGTVFVIQGMLTVGNLQAFIRYIWQCNEPLSQVAQLSAQIQAAFAGMKRIFEILDEPEEIPDPKPGTRILDVRGEVSFEHVAFGYGDKPVIKDLDIHIKSGQMVAIVGPTGAGKTTIINLLLRFYDTDSGRILIDGVDIKSMKREDLRSMFGMVLQDTWLFSGTIYENIRYGRLDARKDEVIDAAKTVNVHHFIRTLPKGYDMEIDEEGSNISQGEKQLLTIARAVLKDPKILILDEATSSVDTRLEKILQEAMHKLLSGRTSFVIAHRLSTIKNADLILVLKEGRIVETGTHTELLEKKGYYEQLYHSQFST
- a CDS encoding Cof-type HAD-IIB family hydrolase gives rise to the protein MSKKIFFFDIDGTLADQEDILPSNQKALRELRLKGHTVMIASGRPAGYIRRMFSGLSDGFIAANGRRIEHEGNVLLDNSFTVAELKEIIKLCRVSQCSYCLLGDGVVYHGNPLYLYGHTRPYESIDVIHVDSWDIRDVRAYAFDIIYKDAAHLKTIKQNFDGKYIINDHFDGSADVSSVSFNKGHAVAYTTSALGFSQDDSYAFGDGDNDVHMFEAAGTAVAMENATRAAKKAADYVTRHYKEDGIFHALKHLKVISCLL
- a CDS encoding LytTR family DNA-binding domain-containing protein, with protein sequence MKIRIEIDENLMEEEVIIRCAGLNDIVQEVQKAVSEAASGTQTAVFSKGEQEYYFPLSKVLFFETDGNTINVHTADDIYETRYRLYELEEMLPGSFMRISKSAVVNTNRIYSISRGISASGIIQFEHTHKQLYVSRLYLKPLKQKLEEKRIGR
- a CDS encoding LiaF transmembrane domain-containing protein, with the protein product MKKEKIFWGLFFIFGAVFIIFGRLGYLREVSVFSLMLTIFFAAMLIKSLMHLEYTGILFSIAFLCIIYAGPLGITAVTPWPVLGAALLGSIGCHLLFPSRKKRWKEWHRDEPFESVIDEEDGTAVCHRTTFGSTVKYVNSDHFKYAQFDVSFGEIKAYFDNAEVEGGDAEINVDVSFAGMELFLPKEWTVINQASAVFGAVDEKNRNHGDGTIRIRLTGRISFGGVTIIYV